Proteins encoded within one genomic window of Thunnus maccoyii chromosome 22, fThuMac1.1, whole genome shotgun sequence:
- the LOC121889084 gene encoding snaclec echicetin subunit beta-like, with protein MNWSSARRYCRENFIDLATVRNDTENKEANKVVPSERWLWIGLYRDPDINWSDGSDYSFTRWNGSASESLMKMMCGVQESNQWTFMSCEKRFSFVCYSIPVKRRVVNLRMKVQDSSVDLNDPAVKADILKKLQDRLKEQGVSGVALKWREQPDGKVFHKEGKEEKKKKRKKTEL; from the exons ATGAACTGGTCCAGTGCTCGGAGGTACTGCAGGGAGAACTTCATAGACCTGGCCACTGTGAGGAACGACACTGAGAACAAGGAGGCTAACAAGGTGGTGCCGAGTGAAAGGTGGCTATGGATTGGCCTGTACAGAGATCCTGACATTAACTGGTCTGATGGTAGTGACTACTCGTTCACCAGATGGAATGGCTCAGCTTCAGAATcactgatgaaaatgatgtgtgGTGTGCAGGAATCAAACCAATGGACATTTATGTCCTGTGAAAAGAGATTTTCATTTGTCTGCTACAGCATCCCTG TAAAGAGGCGGGTAGTTAACCTGAGGATGAAGGTGCAGGACTCCTCCGTGGATCTCAATGACCCTGCTGTGAAAGCAGACATCCTGAAAAAG TTGCAGGACAGACTGAAGGAGCAAGGAGTGAGTGGAGTCGCCCTGAAGTGGAGAGAACAGCCTGATGGGAAAGTCTTCCACaaggagggaaaagaagagaagaagaaaaaacgaAAGAAGACTGAGCTCTGA
- the LOC121889085 gene encoding snaclec echicetin subunit beta-like yields MMERFLLGVLYLSGLTGWSIFSTCRLLQYHFVDKPMNWTEAQMYCRKTYTDLVTIENTEDMNQLINTVSSAGNKSLVWIGLYRDPDINWSDGSDYSFTRWNGSASESLMKMMCGVQESNQWTFMSCKKRFPFVCYSIPPGE; encoded by the exons ATGATGGAAAGGTTCTTGCTGGGTGTCCTGTATCTCTCAg GGCTCACAGGCTGGTCCATCTTCTCCACATGTCGTCTCCTTCAGTACCACTTTGTTGATAAACCCATGAATTGGACTGAAGCTCAGATGTACTGCAGAAAGACATACACAGACCTGGTCACcattgaaaacactgaagataTGAACCAACTCATCAACACAGTTTCATCTGCTGGTAATAAGAGTCTGGTCTGGATTGGCCTGTACAGAGATCCTGACATTAACTGGTCTGATGGTAGTGACTACTCGTTCACCAGATGGAATGGCTCAGCTTCAGAATcactgatgaaaatgatgtgtgGTGTGCAGGAATCAAACCAATGGACATTTATGTCCTGTAAAAAGAGATTTCCATTTGTCTGCTACAGCATCCCTCCTGGTGAGTAG